The Deltaproteobacteria bacterium genomic sequence AACCATGTATAAAGACAAATCTATCTGCGTCGTCGTACCCGCTTACAACGAGGGAACTCAAATTGGTAACGTGATCGACACCATGCCGGATTTTGTCGATCACATTGTTGTGGTGGATGACCTCAGCCGGGATGACACCGTTCAGGAGGTCGAGCGTTACCAGGAACGGTTGGAAAAATTAGCGCTGATCAAACACGAGGTCAACCAGGGAGTGGGAGGGGCCATCGCCAGCGGATACATATACGCCCGGGACAAGGGGTTCGAGGTAACCGTCGTCATGGCGGGGGACGGGCAGATGAACCCCGACGATCTGCCGGCGGTCCTCGAACCGGTTGTGTCGGGAAAAGCGGACTATTCGAAGGGGAATCGGCTGTTTACCGGCGAAGCCTACCAAAAGATTCCCCGTGTTCGATATTTCGGGAACGCGTTCCTGTCGCTTTTTACCAAAATAGCTTCCGGATACTGGCACATTGCCGACTCCCAGTCGGGTTACACGGCCATCAACTTGAGAGCGCTGAAAGCGATCGACTGGGACGCTATGTACAAGCGCTACGGGCAACCGAACGATTTGCTCGTGAGGTTG encodes the following:
- a CDS encoding glycosyltransferase family 2 protein, with protein sequence MYKDKSICVVVPAYNEGTQIGNVIDTMPDFVDHIVVVDDLSRDDTVQEVERYQERLEKLALIKHEVNQGVGGAIASGYIYARDKGFEVTVVMAGDGQMNPDDLPAVLEPVVSGKADYSKGNRLFTGEAYQKIPRVRYFGNAFLSLFTKIASGYWHIADSQSGYTAINLRALKAIDWDAMYKRYGQPNDLLVRLNVAEMRVVDIPVDPVYNIGEKSGIKIKKVIFTISWQLVKMFLWRMKEKYIIRDFHPLIFFYFLGGVFGAAAVLLFARALYFWVVMG